Proteins found in one Campylobacter lari genomic segment:
- the bamD gene encoding outer membrane protein assembly factor BamD, with the protein MKKIFLLSFIIAGLFLGACSSKKAEDLYNLSSMEWYQQIIKDLQEKNLEAADKHYTSMAAEHIANPLLEQTLLILAQAHISEEEYEMANYYLDEYLNKFGDSKNVAYIRYLKIKAKFDSFAVPNRNQVLMLKTIEEINEYNQNYPNVQYNDLIDTMLTKFNFAIFYLDTSIAELYEKKNREQSYEIYKQKIENSDFNKIDMIKPELPWYRKIFEEGIM; encoded by the coding sequence ATGAAAAAAATTTTTCTTTTATCGTTTATTATTGCAGGTTTATTTTTAGGAGCATGCAGCTCAAAAAAGGCTGAAGATTTATATAATCTAAGTTCAATGGAATGGTATCAACAAATTATAAAAGATTTACAAGAAAAAAATCTTGAAGCAGCTGATAAACATTATACTTCAATGGCAGCTGAGCATATTGCTAATCCATTATTAGAACAAACTTTACTTATATTAGCTCAAGCTCATATAAGCGAAGAAGAATATGAAATGGCAAATTATTATCTTGATGAATATTTAAACAAATTTGGTGACTCAAAAAATGTAGCTTATATAAGATATTTAAAAATCAAAGCCAAATTTGACTCTTTTGCTGTACCAAATCGCAACCAAGTGCTAATGCTAAAAACAATAGAAGAAATCAACGAATATAATCAAAATTACCCTAATGTGCAATATAATGATTTAATTGACACCATGCTTACTAAATTTAATTTTGCAATTTTTTACCTTGATACAAGCATAGCAGAGTTATACGAGAAAAAAAATAGAGAACAAAGCTATGAGATTTATAAGCAAAAAATAGAAAATTCCGATTTTAATAAAATTGATATGATTAAACCAGAGCTTCCATGGTATAGAAAAATATTTGAAGAAGGTATAATGTAA